A section of the Hippea sp. KM1 genome encodes:
- the nfo gene encoding deoxyribonuclease IV yields MKFIGAHVSIAGGIQNAPINAHRIGAKAFALFLKNQRQWQAKPLSEESIEGFNKNCGAFGFDKKYILPHASYLINLGSPEKEKLTKSREALIDELKRCRQLGLLRLNVHPGASLNRITTQDCLKRIAESINIALDRTEGVEVVLENTAGEGSVLGFRFEHLRTIIDRIEDKTRIGVCIDTCHLFAAGYDIRRYDGFCKTFEEFERIVGFSYLKGMHLNDSKTALGSRVDRHQSLGEGQIGIDAFRFIIKDKRFCNMPLILETPNPSKWPYEIGLLYSFLE; encoded by the coding sequence ATGAAATTCATCGGCGCTCATGTAAGCATAGCAGGAGGCATTCAGAATGCCCCGATCAACGCCCATAGGATAGGCGCAAAGGCGTTTGCCCTGTTTTTAAAAAACCAGAGGCAGTGGCAGGCAAAACCGCTGAGTGAAGAAAGTATAGAAGGCTTCAACAAAAACTGTGGGGCGTTTGGGTTTGACAAAAAATACATATTGCCGCATGCAAGCTATCTGATAAATTTGGGCTCACCGGAAAAAGAGAAACTAACAAAATCAAGGGAGGCCTTGATCGATGAGCTAAAAAGGTGCAGGCAATTGGGGCTTTTAAGGCTCAATGTCCATCCCGGCGCATCGCTAAATAGAATAACAACTCAAGACTGCCTAAAACGCATAGCAGAAAGCATCAACATAGCATTAGACAGAACAGAAGGCGTTGAGGTGGTTTTAGAGAATACAGCAGGCGAGGGGAGCGTCCTGGGATTTAGGTTTGAGCATCTGAGGACAATAATAGACCGTATAGAAGACAAAACCCGTATAGGCGTTTGCATAGACACATGCCATCTGTTTGCTGCAGGATACGATATAAGAAGATACGACGGTTTCTGTAAAACATTTGAGGAGTTTGAAAGGATAGTGGGTTTTTCATACCTAAAAGGCATGCACCTAAACGATTCAAAAACAGCCTTAGGCTCAAGGGTTGACAGACACCAAAGCCTCGGTGAGGGCCAGATAGGCATAGACGCCTTCAGGTTTATAATAAAAGACAAAAGGTTCTGCAATATGCCACTGATACTTGAGACACCCAACCCGTCTAAATGGCCTTATGAGATAGGTCTTCTGTATTCCTTTTTGGAATAA
- a CDS encoding sensor histidine kinase: MRQSVRLFGFLLILELVVIVVVGWIYYYQLKALNNMVARDVLKAFSGVVLSKGVDNLTYEGRYLKLTIEANPKSPCVEPYCVRLKSKDKTIAFEYKPLGFEDLFGRFLDKLSLLFISLSGISFVFSMLITKKEEDMVRLLNSIIDDVKQMREPVFPHLEDKSYARLFYGIKKIYRIQKRQQEDLKKEKGRIDFIISSMGEGLMLLSSTGVIELVNPKAKELIFSDIEANKNILDVISHYPLLNYFSKLLEGGSSEEEIKIDNRWLLIKGKRIQDKIIVIISDITQKKEYAQMKAQFFADASHELKTPITSILGYSETLMENPDMDTELRLKFIRYINENAKELTELIEDILTLHRIESIKNPKSGRCDLKRIKDELEFSFGGLAKDKSLKFEIECPPVAVDIPCEYVKSILWNLTDNAIKYTESGFVSVSCFLKNSGLTIEVRDSGIGIAKEHLGNIFQRFYTTQKSRSRRLSGTGLGLAIVKHIVDLYSGRIEVYSKPQKGSTFRVFIPKRNTEDLSHKAI; the protein is encoded by the coding sequence ATGAGGCAGAGCGTAAGGCTGTTTGGCTTTTTGCTGATACTGGAGCTTGTTGTTATAGTTGTTGTAGGCTGGATCTATTACTATCAGCTAAAGGCCCTAAACAACATGGTCGCAAGGGATGTGCTTAAGGCGTTTAGCGGCGTTGTTCTTTCTAAAGGTGTGGATAATCTGACCTATGAAGGGCGTTATTTGAAGCTTACCATAGAGGCAAACCCGAAGAGTCCGTGCGTTGAGCCTTATTGTGTAAGACTAAAGAGCAAGGATAAGACAATAGCGTTTGAATATAAACCGCTCGGTTTTGAGGATCTGTTTGGGAGGTTTTTGGATAAACTCTCTTTGCTTTTTATCTCACTTAGCGGGATCTCGTTTGTTTTCAGTATGCTCATAACAAAAAAGGAAGAGGATATGGTAAGGCTTCTAAACAGCATAATAGATGATGTAAAACAGATGAGGGAGCCGGTTTTCCCCCATCTTGAGGATAAATCCTATGCCAGGCTGTTTTATGGGATAAAGAAGATTTACAGGATACAGAAGAGGCAGCAGGAGGATTTAAAGAAGGAAAAGGGTCGCATAGATTTTATAATCTCATCCATGGGAGAGGGACTGATGCTTCTATCATCAACAGGCGTTATAGAGCTTGTTAATCCTAAGGCAAAGGAGTTGATTTTCAGCGATATTGAGGCTAATAAAAACATCCTCGATGTCATATCACACTACCCTCTGCTTAACTATTTTAGCAAGCTGTTGGAGGGCGGTTCTTCTGAGGAGGAGATCAAGATAGACAACAGATGGCTTTTGATCAAAGGCAAAAGGATTCAGGATAAGATTATAGTGATCATTAGTGATATAACGCAGAAGAAGGAGTATGCACAGATGAAGGCTCAGTTCTTTGCCGATGCTTCGCACGAATTAAAAACGCCCATAACCTCCATTCTGGGTTATTCGGAAACACTGATGGAGAACCCGGATATGGATACAGAGCTGAGGCTTAAGTTTATCAGATACATAAACGAAAATGCGAAAGAGTTAACCGAACTAATAGAGGATATACTGACGCTTCACAGGATAGAATCCATAAAGAACCCCAAAAGTGGCAGATGCGATTTAAAAAGAATCAAGGATGAGCTTGAGTTCTCCTTCGGTGGGCTTGCCAAGGATAAATCCCTAAAATTTGAGATTGAATGCCCGCCTGTGGCTGTCGATATACCCTGTGAGTATGTTAAGTCTATCCTGTGGAACTTAACGGACAACGCCATTAAGTATACAGAAAGCGGCTTTGTGAGTGTTTCGTGTTTCCTGAAGAATTCCGGTTTAACCATAGAGGTTAGGGATAGCGGCATAGGTATAGCTAAAGAGCATTTGGGGAATATCTTTCAGCGGTTCTATACTACACAGAAAAGCAGAAGCAGAAGACTCTCCGGGACGGGTTTGGGGCTGGCTATTGTTAAGCATATAGTTGATCTATACTCTGGAAGAATTGAGGTTTACAGCAAGCCGCAAAAGGGCAGCACCTTCAGGGTATTTATTCCAAAAAGGAATACAGAAGACCTATCTCATAAGGCCATTTAG
- a CDS encoding response regulator transcription factor: MRGNVLVIEDDRYIAELIEFNLTKEGYNVLMALNANEGLVYLNKRDIDVILLDLMLPGLQGEEFLRLIKSRDNLRDIPVIIITAKSQEDLFVKLLNEGADDFLIKPFSIKVLLAKIGVLFRRVYKQGNTISLGGIEMSLDEYSVAVDGKPVSFTKTEFDILKFFLLNPNKVLTRDAIIDEVWGSDGNISDRTIDVHISKIRKKIGSKANLIKSIPRVGYKFSV, encoded by the coding sequence ATGAGGGGTAATGTCCTGGTTATTGAGGATGATAGGTATATAGCCGAGTTGATAGAGTTTAATCTAACCAAAGAGGGTTATAATGTGTTGATGGCGCTAAATGCCAACGAAGGCTTGGTTTATCTAAATAAAAGAGACATCGATGTGATACTGTTGGATTTGATGTTGCCCGGTCTTCAGGGTGAGGAGTTTTTGAGGCTTATAAAGTCCAGGGACAATCTAAGGGATATTCCCGTGATAATCATAACAGCCAAATCACAGGAGGATCTGTTTGTTAAGCTTCTGAATGAGGGTGCCGATGATTTTTTGATAAAACCGTTCAGTATAAAGGTGCTCCTGGCAAAGATAGGCGTTTTGTTTAGGAGGGTTTATAAGCAGGGCAATACTATATCTTTGGGCGGCATTGAGATGAGCCTCGATGAGTATTCCGTTGCTGTTGATGGTAAACCGGTCTCTTTTACAAAAACGGAGTTTGATATATTGAAGTTCTTTTTGCTAAACCCCAACAAGGTTTTGACCAGGGATGCCATAATCGATGAGGTGTGGGGCAGTGATGGTAATATCAGCGATAGAACCATAGATGTGCACATATCCAAAATCAGAAAGAAGATAGGCTCAAAGGCCAATTTGATCAAATCCATACCCCGTGTTGGATATAAGTTTAGTGTATGA
- the phoU gene encoding phosphate signaling complex protein PhoU, producing MVMIEDDLRDLRVKISKMADVSIDMVDKATYGLFNSDPTPLADVIAMDNVVDRMDNQIDEMVVRICAIRQPEATDLRFILSAVKINVFLERVADNAVNIAEWAYKIIKHPPIKPYIDLPKMKDEALGMVKDAIEAFFSKDVQKSKGIIERDDIVDNYEIQIIRELFTYIFENPSVIKNALRLMYVARALERIADQATNIAELAIFVANGEVYKHRRKKE from the coding sequence ATGGTTATGATAGAAGATGATTTAAGGGACCTAAGGGTTAAAATCTCAAAAATGGCGGATGTCTCCATTGATATGGTCGATAAGGCCACTTATGGTTTGTTTAATTCAGACCCAACGCCGCTTGCCGATGTTATAGCCATGGACAATGTGGTGGATAGGATGGATAACCAGATAGATGAGATGGTGGTTAGGATATGCGCAATAAGGCAACCTGAGGCCACCGATTTGAGGTTTATTCTGTCTGCCGTTAAGATCAATGTGTTTTTAGAAAGGGTCGCAGATAATGCCGTCAATATAGCCGAATGGGCATACAAGATAATAAAGCATCCGCCTATAAAACCATACATAGACCTGCCCAAAATGAAGGATGAGGCCCTGGGCATGGTGAAGGATGCGATAGAGGCGTTCTTTTCTAAGGATGTGCAGAAAAGCAAGGGTATAATAGAAAGGGATGATATTGTCGATAATTACGAGATACAGATAATAAGAGAATTGTTCACATATATATTTGAGAATCCGTCTGTTATAAAGAACGCCTTGAGGTTGATGTATGTTGCAAGGGCGCTTGAGAGGATAGCTGATCAGGCCACAAACATAGCAGAATTGGCCATATTTGTTGCAAACGGAGAGGTCTATAAGCACAGAAGGAAGAAGGAATGA
- the pstB gene encoding phosphate ABC transporter ATP-binding protein PstB, giving the protein MSLEALIRVNHLSFYYGDVRVLNDINMVIYKNRITALIGPSGCGKTTFLRCFNRMHDLYKNTRYEGEIIYKGKDLLKERDLISLRSHIGMVFQKPTPFPMSIFDNVAYGLKLKGIRDKTRIEEIVERSLRGAALWDEVKDKLNTSALALSGGQQQRIVIARALAVEPDIILFDEPTSALDPIATSKIEELISQLKSLTTILIVTHNMQQAARISDFTAFLYKGKLIEFNRTDKLFTNPSEELTERYITGRFG; this is encoded by the coding sequence GTGAGTCTTGAGGCTTTGATAAGGGTTAACCATTTGAGTTTTTATTATGGGGATGTCAGGGTTTTGAATGATATAAATATGGTTATATACAAAAACAGAATCACCGCCCTCATCGGGCCCTCTGGATGCGGCAAGACGACATTCTTGAGGTGTTTTAACCGCATGCACGACCTCTATAAAAACACAAGGTATGAGGGCGAGATCATATACAAGGGCAAGGATCTGTTAAAAGAGAGGGATCTTATCAGCTTAAGGAGTCACATAGGTATGGTTTTTCAAAAACCCACCCCGTTTCCCATGTCTATCTTTGACAATGTTGCATACGGGCTGAAGCTAAAGGGTATAAGGGATAAGACCCGGATAGAGGAGATTGTTGAAAGGTCTCTAAGGGGCGCTGCACTATGGGATGAGGTTAAGGATAAGCTCAACACATCGGCTTTGGCCTTAAGCGGTGGCCAGCAGCAGAGAATAGTTATAGCAAGGGCTTTAGCCGTTGAGCCGGATATTATTCTGTTTGATGAGCCCACAAGCGCTTTGGATCCAATAGCAACATCGAAGATAGAGGAGCTTATATCACAGCTTAAGAGCCTCACAACGATCCTTATAGTTACGCACAATATGCAACAGGCTGCAAGAATATCGGATTTTACGGCGTTTTTATACAAAGGGAAGCTCATAGAGTTCAATAGAACGGATAAACTGTTTACAAATCCGTCTGAGGAGTTGACGGAGCGTTATATAACTGGTAGGTTTGGTTAA
- the pstA gene encoding phosphate ABC transporter permease PstA yields MRYMLRRRINNTIFLGLSVMAALFGAFWLLFIIVSILKNGFQAINWDLFFKDPAPPGFSGGGLRSAFVGQLIITVLASAIGVPIGILGGTFLSEYGRGTRLSRIVSDIADIMISLPSIVVGTFVYTVVVRPMGHFSGYAGAISLAIIMIPVILRSTEEVLRLVPWDLREAAFALGAPYHRVIMDVVYRSAAGGLFTGVILGIARVATETAPLLFTSFNNPFFSLNPNEAMPSLTVTIYQYAMGPYDDWHRLAWGASFVIVVFVLIVNISGRLFIRRRFGR; encoded by the coding sequence ATGAGATACATGCTCCGCAGAAGAATAAATAACACGATCTTTTTGGGTTTGAGCGTTATGGCCGCCCTGTTTGGGGCGTTTTGGCTGTTGTTCATAATTGTAAGCATACTGAAAAACGGTTTTCAGGCCATAAATTGGGATCTGTTTTTTAAGGATCCTGCACCACCCGGATTTAGCGGTGGCGGTTTGCGTTCTGCTTTTGTTGGTCAGTTGATTATAACGGTGTTGGCCTCTGCAATAGGTGTCCCTATAGGTATTCTTGGTGGCACATTCCTATCCGAATACGGAAGGGGAACAAGGCTATCAAGGATTGTAAGCGATATAGCGGATATTATGATAAGTCTGCCCTCGATCGTTGTTGGAACCTTCGTCTATACGGTTGTCGTAAGGCCTATGGGGCATTTTAGTGGATATGCAGGCGCTATTTCCTTAGCCATCATAATGATACCGGTTATCTTAAGAAGCACAGAAGAGGTGCTTAGGCTTGTGCCGTGGGACTTAAGGGAGGCGGCCTTTGCCCTGGGTGCACCATACCACAGGGTTATAATGGATGTTGTATACAGGTCTGCAGCAGGCGGTTTGTTTACGGGTGTTATACTGGGCATTGCAAGGGTGGCGACAGAGACAGCCCCCCTGTTGTTTACCTCTTTCAACAACCCTTTCTTTAGCCTAAACCCCAACGAGGCCATGCCCTCTTTGACCGTTACTATATACCAGTACGCTATGGGGCCGTATGACGATTGGCATAGATTGGCCTGGGGCGCCTCGTTTGTCATTGTGGTGTTTGTGTTGATTGTGAATATAAGCGGCAGGCTCTTTATCAGAAGGAGGTTTGGCAGGTGA
- the pstC gene encoding phosphate ABC transporter permease subunit PstC: MKRDGFVERVAFALTFFGAIFVVLILVLMFVVLLYASLDAIEHFGVFRFVFSVKWDPSKSIFGGAGPIYGTVITTIIALIIAVPVSLGIAVFISQLCPEFLKDIFSYSIEMLATIPSIVYGMWGLFSLAPIMRNYIEPFLQRVFLPIPGLRLLFEGTPLGIDLLTSGVVLSIMIIPFIGSIARDNFELVPKELIESAYAMGATRWEVIRDVIIPYSKLGIFGGIIIATGRALGETMAVAFVLGNDHSIHLSLLKSSTTISVTLANEFTEADFNLYSSSLFYLAFILLFLSFLLLGLAKFIVKRRFSR; this comes from the coding sequence ATGAAAAGGGATGGCTTTGTTGAAAGAGTTGCTTTTGCCTTAACCTTCTTTGGTGCTATATTTGTTGTGCTTATACTGGTTTTGATGTTTGTTGTTTTGCTTTATGCCTCGCTGGATGCCATTGAGCATTTTGGTGTGTTTAGGTTTGTCTTCTCTGTTAAGTGGGATCCCTCAAAAAGCATATTCGGCGGTGCAGGCCCTATCTATGGAACCGTTATAACCACCATCATAGCCTTAATCATTGCTGTGCCTGTTTCTTTGGGTATAGCCGTATTTATCAGTCAGTTGTGCCCTGAGTTTTTAAAGGATATATTTTCCTATTCGATAGAGATGCTTGCCACCATACCCAGCATAGTCTATGGAATGTGGGGCTTATTTAGTCTGGCGCCGATTATGAGGAATTACATAGAGCCGTTTCTGCAAAGGGTGTTTCTGCCCATACCGGGTTTGAGGCTTCTGTTTGAAGGCACACCGTTAGGCATAGACCTTCTAACCTCAGGGGTTGTTTTAAGCATTATGATAATACCCTTTATTGGCTCTATAGCAAGGGACAACTTTGAGCTTGTGCCTAAGGAGCTTATAGAGTCGGCTTATGCAATGGGGGCAACCAGGTGGGAGGTTATAAGGGATGTAATTATTCCTTATTCTAAGCTGGGCATCTTTGGCGGTATCATCATAGCCACAGGGAGGGCTTTGGGTGAGACGATGGCTGTGGCCTTTGTTTTGGGTAATGACCACTCAATTCACCTATCGCTGCTTAAATCATCGACCACAATCTCTGTGACCTTGGCAAATGAGTTTACGGAGGCCGATTTTAATTTGTATTCATCATCTTTGTTCTATCTGGCCTTTATACTGCTGTTTTTGAGTTTTCTTTTGCTTGGATTGGCGAAGTTTATCGTCAAGAGGAGGTTTTCAAGATGA